The uncultured Eubacteriales bacterium region AGATATCCTCATGATAATTTCCGGCAGCAAAAGCTGGCCATGGATCCCGTCGTTTCCAACTCTACGTCTTCGTACAGGGTGTCCAGCCGCTTTTGCAGGCTGTCCTTTGTTTCAAAGGGCGGAGTGAAGAAACCGGCTTTAACATACAGGTTTTGGATGAACCAGTCGGTCCGCCGGTGCTCTCCCGCTACATAGAAACAGCCGCAGAACATCCCGCCGGGTCTCAGTACCCGAAAGGTCTCACGCCAGGCTGCCTCCTTGTCCGGGAATGCGTGAAAGCCGTTGAGGGAGAGCACCAGGTCAAAGGTCTCATCCTGAAAGGGCAGCGCACCCACATCGCCCTGCCGGAATTGGACGTGACCCAGAGACGACTGCTCCGCCCGACGCCGGGCCCGGGCCATCATATCCGGGGAATAGTCCAGACAGGTGATCTGGGCCAAACTCAATTTTGCGTACACCGGCATGGTCAGGATACCGGTACCCACCGGGACCTCCAGCAGCCTGCCGGAGAAATTTGCCGGGATACCGGACAGAGCCCGCTCCAGATAGCGGTCATTTTCCGCCTTTCCCATGTTCCAAACGAGCCGGCACACCGCTTTGCCTGGTATGGTGGAGCAGGTGATCATGCCGTCGTAAAAGGTGTGGTCGCCGCCGGTGGTCTGATAGGCGCGCTGAATCTCACGATCTCTGTTCATAACGCTCTCCTTATTTTTCTGCGGCATCGGGTTTTGCGCTCTCTACATGGCGGCATATCGCCTGAAAGGTCTTTTCGCTGATGTCGTGCTCTATCTTGCAGGCATCCTCGCGGGCGGTCTCGGCATCCACGCCCAGTCGGATGATAAACTCCATCAACAGCTTGTGGCGCGTGTACGTCTTGTCTGCAATCTCCATGCCGGATTCGGTCAGCGTGATCAGACCGCCCTTATCCATGGTGATGTACCCGTTTTCCCGCAGGCGCTTGGTGGAATAGGTAACGCTGGGCTTTGTAACGCCCAGCTGCTCCGCTATGTTGATAGAGCGGATATAGCCATGCTTTTCTTTCATCATCAGCATGGCCTCCAGATAATCCTCGGATGCCTTTTGTATCTTCATGGCATTCTGCACCAGCTTTCTCCGTAGGTTGAGTATAGGTTAACACGCTCTAACCAAAAATTCAAGGACCTGAAAATCTTCGGCGCTCTATTGACAAGCGCGGTTTACAGAATTAAACTAAAAAGTAGTTAGGCGAGACTAACTTATTGTCTTGAAAGAATAGATAAATGCAGAGGGGCTGAGGATATGAGAATTCTCGTTTACGGCGCGGGCGTCATCGGCTGTGAGCTGGCGCACATGCTCGTCAAGGCCGGAAATGATGTGACGCTGCTGGCCCGCGGGGCATGGAAAAATACGCTGGAGCAAAATGGCCTCGTAATACGGCACTACGCGCAGCTTTGTACCACCACTGACCGGGTACGAGTCATCGACGCTCTCCCGCCCCATTACCTATATGACCTCATCTTTATCGTCATGCAGTACGGTCAGCTGCCGGACGTACTGCCCGCCGTCGCCCAAAACCGCAGCCGGTATGTGGTGCTGGTGGGCAACAACCCGGATGCCGAAACCGCGCTCGAGGTCTTGACGGTGCATGACTCCGGCCGGGAGGTGGCCTTTGGGTTCCAGGGCACCGCCGGCCGGCGGGAAAACGGGAAAGTCATCAGCATCCATGCCGGCGTGGGGATGACCGTCGGCGCGTTTCAGGGGCGCCTCAGCTCCGCGTTTCAGGAGAGGCTTGAAAGGGCGTTCGATGGCGTAAAATACCGCCTGAGCTGGGAAGAGAACATGGACGCCTGGCTTAAATGTCATCTGGCGCTGATACTTCCTGTCTCCTATGTGTGCTACGCTGTGGATTGCCGCCTTTCAAAAGCCAGCCGGGCACAAAGGAAGGCCATACTGGACGCTGCGCTGGAGGGCTGCGTGATGCTTCGCGGCCTGGGCGTGCCAATCAGGACGCAGGACAGCGAAGATTACTTCCGGCCGGGAAAGAAGCGCCGGAAAATGGCCGCGGTGCTGTATATCATGGCCAAAACTCCCTTGGGCCGCCTGGCCGCCAGCGACCACTGCCGCCATGCGGCGTTGGAGATGAGAGCGCTGGACGCCGCATTCGAAAAATTGCGGCAAAAAGCCGGCGTCCCCATGCCCGTATGGGAGCAACTCAGAACCCAGCCGGGGGTAATAGGCGCGTTCACGTCAGCGGCGGAGGGTCGGAAGTCATGACGGCGACGCAGCGAGAAAAGCAAATCCATGGAGAAGGGGTCGAGGTTCTCGGGCGGGATGAGGATTGCACCATTTATCGTCTCTCCGATGACACAGGCGATGTAGTGATGACC contains the following coding sequences:
- a CDS encoding putative methyltransferase (Evidence 3 : Function proposed based on presence of conserved amino acid motif, structural feature or limited homology): MPQKNKESVMNRDREIQRAYQTTGGDHTFYDGMITCSTIPGKAVCRLVWNMGKAENDRYLERALSGIPANFSGRLLEVPVGTGILTMPVYAKLSLAQITCLDYSPDMMARARRRAEQSSLGHVQFRQGDVGALPFQDETFDLVLSLNGFHAFPDKEAAWRETFRVLRPGGMFCGCFYVAGEHRRTDWFIQNLYVKAGFFTPPFETKDSLQKRLDTLYEDVELETTGSMASFCCRKLS
- a CDS encoding DtxR family transcriptional regulator translates to MQNAMKIQKASEDYLEAMLMMKEKHGYIRSINIAEQLGVTKPSVTYSTKRLRENGYITMDKGGLITLTESGMEIADKTYTRHKLLMEFIIRLGVDAETAREDACKIEHDISEKTFQAICRHVESAKPDAAEK
- a CDS encoding Ketopantoate reductase PanE/ApbA, whose product is MRILVYGAGVIGCELAHMLVKAGNDVTLLARGAWKNTLEQNGLVIRHYAQLCTTTDRVRVIDALPPHYLYDLIFIVMQYGQLPDVLPAVAQNRSRYVVLVGNNPDAETALEVLTVHDSGREVAFGFQGTAGRRENGKVISIHAGVGMTVGAFQGRLSSAFQERLERAFDGVKYRLSWEENMDAWLKCHLALILPVSYVCYAVDCRLSKASRAQRKAILDAALEGCVMLRGLGVPIRTQDSEDYFRPGKKRRKMAAVLYIMAKTPLGRLAASDHCRHAALEMRALDAAFEKLRQKAGVPMPVWEQLRTQPGVIGAFTSAAEGRKS